One Yoonia sp. BS5-3 genomic window carries:
- the dapA gene encoding 4-hydroxy-tetrahydrodipicolinate synthase, with translation MFKGSLPALITPFENGQVDVAALKKLVNWHIAQGSNGLVPVGTTGESPTLSHEEHDLVVETVVSEAAGRIPVIAGAGSNNTAETVRLVQAAKAAGADGALVVTPYYNKPTQRGLIAHFTAAADCGLPIIIYNIPPRSVIDMTPDTMAELAQHEMIVGVKDATADLSRVPATRMRCGADFVQLSGEDATALGFNAHGGVGCISVSANIAPKLIAEFQASTLAGDYATALTQLDRLMPLHEAVFTEPGLVGAKYGMSLLGLCSAEVRSPLTGLMDSTKDKIRAAMVHAGLLN, from the coding sequence ATGTTCAAGGGATCTCTCCCCGCCCTCATCACGCCGTTTGAGAACGGCCAGGTTGATGTGGCTGCGCTGAAGAAACTTGTGAACTGGCATATCGCGCAAGGCTCAAACGGGTTGGTTCCTGTGGGCACAACGGGCGAAAGCCCGACGCTGAGCCATGAAGAACATGATCTGGTTGTCGAAACTGTGGTCAGCGAAGCCGCCGGGCGCATTCCGGTGATCGCAGGGGCAGGTTCGAATAACACAGCCGAAACCGTGCGGCTTGTGCAAGCGGCCAAGGCCGCGGGGGCGGATGGGGCGCTTGTTGTCACGCCTTATTATAATAAGCCAACGCAGCGTGGGCTGATCGCGCATTTTACGGCGGCTGCTGATTGCGGTCTGCCGATCATCATCTACAATATCCCGCCACGCTCAGTCATCGATATGACGCCTGATACAATGGCAGAACTGGCGCAGCATGAGATGATCGTCGGGGTCAAAGATGCCACCGCCGATCTGTCGCGTGTGCCTGCGACGCGGATGCGATGCGGGGCGGATTTCGTGCAATTGTCCGGCGAAGATGCCACCGCGCTGGGGTTCAACGCGCATGGCGGGGTGGGCTGCATTTCGGTCTCAGCCAATATCGCGCCGAAACTGATCGCCGAATTTCAGGCCAGCACCTTGGCGGGCGATTACGCAACCGCACTCACGCAACTTGACCGGTTGATGCCGCTGCATGAGGCCGTCTTTACCGAACCTGGGTTGGTCGGGGCCAAATACGGCATGTCGCTATTAGGGCTCTGCAGCGCAGAAGTCCGCTCGCCTCTGACCGGATTGATGGACAGCACCAAGGATAAAATCCGCGCGGCCATGGTCCATGCCGGTCTTTTGAACTGA
- a CDS encoding lytic transglycosylase domain-containing protein, with amino-acid sequence MKTLSPIFAAILLAAPAWSQTVNPASIAAIDSAEEGWTQAYELAPGPVTADVLTWLRLRDGEASFTEYQAFIGSNPDWPGLDRLRAAAERTIEKGHDPQAVITWFAEHPPQTGEGAVRLAETLMTTGQVEEARAALRSAWIDLRLTKSGHDAMLAAFSDVLEPFHEARTDALLWRHRRTEATRMLPLLTPGQRALAEARMGYLAGTRNMLPLYNAVPSALREDAGLIYSRYTWLANRGSREEAVEVLLERSTSRAALGEPFRWSGWRRSLARWEMRAGRADQAYALASRHFLTEGAAYADLEWLSGYIALTYLGNPDLALSHFENASKVVSSPISIGRMQYWIGRTHEVTGQADLAATAYAAAAVHQTGFYGLLASEKIGRPLDPSLASADAAWAGAPVFDQPVVQAAMMLLAAGERGHAVTFFAHLGRMLDPEPLAQLGAYLNQIDEQYYTLLLGKTAVTRDVLIPSIYFPRHDLADMDLPADPALSLSIARRESEFNIGIGSPVGALGLMQLMPATAEEVAGFLDLPYSRGRLTTDWQYNAQLGTKYLSILQEDFGPTPVMIAAGYNAGPSRPKTWMDERGDPRLREMDVVDWIEHIPFRETRNYVMRVTESIPIYEARLTGQVGPVAFTTLLIGEKPLLRPRARPDPQAAEAEPVPALRPIARPDRG; translated from the coding sequence ATGAAAACCCTTTCCCCGATTTTCGCCGCTATTTTGCTGGCCGCCCCTGCGTGGTCGCAGACGGTCAATCCGGCCAGTATCGCCGCGATCGATTCTGCCGAAGAAGGCTGGACGCAGGCCTATGAACTGGCCCCCGGTCCGGTCACGGCAGATGTGCTGACCTGGCTTCGTCTGCGCGATGGCGAAGCGTCTTTTACCGAATATCAGGCCTTTATTGGCAGCAACCCCGATTGGCCCGGGCTTGACCGGCTGCGCGCCGCTGCCGAACGTACCATCGAAAAAGGCCATGATCCGCAGGCCGTGATCACCTGGTTTGCAGAGCATCCGCCCCAGACCGGCGAAGGGGCCGTGCGGCTCGCCGAGACATTGATGACGACAGGTCAGGTCGAAGAGGCCCGCGCCGCCTTGCGCAGTGCCTGGATTGATTTGCGCCTGACAAAATCGGGCCATGATGCCATGCTCGCCGCATTTTCCGATGTGTTAGAGCCCTTTCACGAGGCCCGCACCGATGCGCTGCTTTGGCGTCACCGCCGGACAGAGGCCACCCGCATGCTGCCATTGCTAACGCCCGGTCAACGGGCGCTGGCCGAGGCGCGCATGGGCTATCTTGCGGGCACCCGGAATATGCTGCCCCTTTACAACGCTGTCCCTTCTGCCCTGCGCGAGGATGCCGGGCTGATCTATTCCCGCTACACATGGCTGGCCAATCGCGGCAGTCGCGAGGAAGCGGTCGAGGTTTTGCTGGAACGCTCAACCTCGCGTGCGGCTTTGGGCGAGCCGTTTCGCTGGTCAGGTTGGCGCCGATCATTGGCCCGCTGGGAAATGCGCGCGGGCCGCGCCGATCAGGCCTATGCGTTGGCGTCACGGCATTTTCTGACAGAGGGTGCCGCCTATGCCGATCTGGAATGGCTGTCGGGCTATATTGCGCTGACTTATCTGGGAAATCCCGACTTGGCGCTATCCCATTTTGAGAACGCGTCAAAGGTTGTCAGCAGCCCGATTTCCATTGGCCGGATGCAATATTGGATTGGCCGCACCCATGAGGTGACAGGTCAGGCCGATCTGGCCGCGACCGCTTATGCCGCTGCTGCCGTCCATCAGACCGGTTTTTATGGCTTGCTGGCCTCTGAAAAGATCGGGCGACCGCTTGACCCAAGTTTGGCCAGCGCCGATGCAGCCTGGGCCGGTGCCCCTGTCTTTGATCAACCGGTTGTGCAGGCCGCGATGATGTTGCTAGCCGCCGGTGAGCGCGGTCATGCGGTTACGTTTTTTGCCCATCTGGGACGCATGCTTGACCCCGAGCCGCTTGCCCAATTGGGCGCTTATTTGAATCAGATTGATGAGCAATATTATACGCTGCTGCTTGGCAAAACGGCTGTGACCCGCGATGTATTGATCCCGTCGATCTATTTTCCCCGCCACGATCTGGCTGATATGGACCTGCCCGCCGATCCCGCCTTGTCACTGTCCATCGCCCGCCGCGAAAGCGAGTTCAATATAGGGATTGGCAGCCCCGTCGGCGCACTTGGCCTGATGCAACTGATGCCTGCCACGGCAGAAGAGGTCGCAGGCTTTCTGGATTTGCCCTATTCCCGCGGCCGGCTGACCACTGACTGGCAATATAACGCACAGTTGGGCACCAAATATCTGTCAATTCTGCAAGAGGACTTTGGCCCAACGCCTGTGATGATTGCCGCCGGCTATAATGCCGGTCCCAGCCGCCCCAAAACCTGGATGGATGAGCGCGGCGACCCGCGCCTGCGCGAGATGGATGTGGTTGACTGGATCGAACATATCCCCTTTCGCGAGACCCGAAACTACGTGATGCGTGTCACTGAGAGCATTCCAATTTATGAGGCCCGTTTGACCGGCCAAGTGGGCCCTGTCGCCTTTACCACCTTGCTGATTGGGGAAAAGCCCCTACTGCGCCCCCGTGCCCGCCCTGATCCGCAAGCAGCTGAGGCCGAGCCTGTCCCGGCGCTGCGCCCCATTGCGCGGCCAGATCGGGGGTAA
- a CDS encoding DMT family transporter — protein MQNNPRLGVMLMILTTFVFAVQDGISRHLAGQYNVMMIVMIRYWFFAAFVIAVAARKEGSIRAAAATNQPALQIFRGVLLSLEICVMVAAFVLLGLVESHAIFACYPLLIAALSGPVLGEQVGWRRWAAIGVGFIGVLVILQPGYTVFAPEAAVPLLSALMFALYGLLTRYAARQDSAATSFFWTGTSGAVVMSIAGIWYWEPMTSDGWMWMSILCLTGAGGHWLLIKTYEVAEASAVQPFAYLQLVFASAIGLFIMGETLRPNVAIGAAVVVAAGLFTLWRERRS, from the coding sequence ATGCAAAATAACCCTCGACTTGGGGTCATGTTGATGATCCTGACGACCTTCGTCTTTGCCGTGCAAGACGGCATATCGCGGCATTTGGCCGGGCAGTATAACGTCATGATGATCGTGATGATCCGTTATTGGTTCTTTGCGGCGTTCGTGATCGCTGTGGCGGCGCGCAAAGAAGGGTCAATCCGGGCGGCTGCCGCAACAAATCAACCGGCATTACAGATCTTTCGGGGGGTGCTGTTGTCGCTTGAGATTTGCGTGATGGTGGCCGCTTTTGTTCTTTTGGGGCTGGTAGAAAGCCATGCGATCTTTGCCTGTTATCCCTTGCTTATCGCGGCGCTGTCGGGGCCGGTATTGGGTGAACAGGTCGGTTGGCGGCGCTGGGCGGCGATTGGGGTGGGTTTCATTGGGGTGCTGGTGATCTTGCAGCCAGGATACACGGTCTTTGCGCCCGAAGCTGCGGTGCCGCTTTTGTCGGCCTTGATGTTCGCACTTTACGGGCTTCTGACCCGCTATGCGGCGCGTCAGGACAGCGCGGCGACGTCCTTCTTTTGGACGGGCACATCAGGCGCAGTGGTAATGAGCATCGCAGGCATCTGGTATTGGGAGCCGATGACATCGGACGGCTGGATGTGGATGAGCATCCTTTGCCTGACCGGGGCGGGTGGGCATTGGCTCTTGATCAAAACCTACGAGGTGGCCGAGGCGAGCGCAGTGCAACCCTTCGCCTATCTGCAACTGGTGTTTGCCAGCGCGATTGGCCTCTTTATCATGGGTGAAACGCTGCGGCCGAATGTGGCAATCGGGGCTGCCGTTGTGGTTGCCGCAGGGCTTTTCACCTTGTGGAGAGAGCGCAGGTCATAA
- the mnmD gene encoding tRNA (5-methylaminomethyl-2-thiouridine)(34)-methyltransferase MnmD, whose amino-acid sequence MTDQTAKLDWRDGVPIASAFDDPYYSLDNGLAETEHVFLAGNNLPARFDDDIAIAELGFGTGLNLLVTWAAWAANGRRGRLQFTSFEAYPMACDDMQQALAHFPALADYAGQLLQEWTPGARPVQLTDGPKLHVIVGDARQTVPTWDGMADAWYLDGFSPAKNPQLWEPSLLQAVAQHTRPNGTAATYSAAGHVRKSLENAGFDVMRVPGFGRKRHMSMARLRNAK is encoded by the coding sequence ATGACAGACCAGACAGCAAAACTCGATTGGCGGGACGGGGTGCCGATCGCAAGCGCTTTCGATGATCCGTATTATTCGCTCGATAATGGATTGGCCGAAACCGAGCATGTGTTTTTGGCGGGGAACAATCTACCGGCCCGGTTTGATGATGATATCGCAATTGCCGAATTGGGTTTTGGAACCGGGCTCAATCTGTTGGTGACCTGGGCGGCTTGGGCGGCAAACGGTCGGCGGGGCAGGCTGCAATTTACATCCTTCGAAGCCTATCCCATGGCGTGCGACGACATGCAGCAAGCGCTCGCGCATTTTCCTGCTCTTGCAGATTATGCCGGGCAATTGCTGCAGGAATGGACGCCCGGTGCCAGGCCTGTGCAATTGACGGACGGGCCAAAGCTACATGTGATTGTGGGGGATGCACGACAGACAGTTCCGACATGGGATGGGATGGCGGATGCATGGTATCTTGACGGGTTTTCGCCAGCCAAGAACCCGCAATTATGGGAACCATCGCTTTTGCAGGCGGTCGCGCAACATACCCGCCCAAACGGAACCGCTGCGACCTATAGCGCGGCAGGGCATGTCAGGAAGAGCCTCGAAAATGCGGGTTTTGACGTAATGCGCGTGCCCGGTTTCGGGCGCAAACGGCATATGAGCATGGCGAGGCTGCGGAATGCAAAATAA
- a CDS encoding FAD-binding oxidoreductase, giving the protein MATADVTVMGAGIFGLSVAYACARRGACVRVIDPNGVAAGSSGGIVGALAPHVPENWNEKKAFQFDSLISATDFWRDIATLTNADVGYARTGRLQPLADDRAVQLARARAESAAALWQSHAMWEVIPVPDTAWVPPSPTGLVIRDTLSALIHPRLATHALAKAVSALGGEVCADGPHEGAVVWATGWPGVQEVGGTGVKGQAVLLDYHAAGQPQLFADSLHIIPHRNGTVAIGSTSEREFDDPAKTDTALDDVLVRAIKACPMLADAPVIERWAGVRPRSKSRAPILGLHPTRPGQFIANGGFKIGFGMAPKVGHVMADLILDGQDAIPMGFRA; this is encoded by the coding sequence ATGGCAACGGCTGATGTGACAGTGATGGGGGCAGGTATCTTTGGACTATCGGTCGCTTATGCCTGCGCCCGTCGCGGCGCCTGTGTTCGGGTCATCGACCCCAACGGTGTCGCTGCCGGATCAAGCGGCGGGATCGTCGGTGCATTGGCCCCCCATGTCCCGGAGAATTGGAATGAAAAGAAAGCCTTTCAGTTTGATAGCCTGATCAGTGCCACTGATTTTTGGCGCGATATCGCGACATTGACCAATGCGGATGTCGGCTATGCCCGGACAGGCCGTCTACAGCCTTTGGCTGATGACCGGGCTGTGCAATTGGCCCGCGCCCGGGCCGAAAGCGCCGCTGCTTTGTGGCAATCCCATGCCATGTGGGAGGTCATTCCGGTGCCTGACACCGCTTGGGTTCCCCCTTCGCCAACCGGGTTGGTGATCCGCGACACGCTGTCGGCCCTGATCCATCCAAGGCTGGCAACACATGCCTTGGCCAAGGCCGTAAGCGCGTTGGGCGGCGAGGTTTGCGCGGATGGCCCGCATGAAGGCGCAGTAGTTTGGGCCACCGGCTGGCCCGGTGTGCAGGAGGTTGGTGGAACGGGTGTGAAGGGCCAAGCCGTCTTGCTAGATTACCATGCCGCAGGGCAGCCCCAGCTTTTTGCCGATAGTCTTCATATTATTCCCCACCGGAATGGCACTGTTGCGATTGGATCAACCTCTGAACGGGAATTTGATGATCCGGCCAAAACTGACACGGCTTTGGATGATGTGCTGGTGCGTGCAATCAAGGCCTGCCCGATGCTCGCCGATGCGCCGGTGATCGAACGGTGGGCCGGGGTGCGTCCCCGCTCAAAAAGCCGCGCGCCAATCTTGGGGCTACATCCCACAAGGCCCGGTCAGTTCATTGCCAATGGCGGCTTCAAAATCGGTTTTGGCATGGCTCCGAAAGTGGGGCATGTCATGGCTGATCTGATATTGGATGGTCAGGACGCTATCCCGATGGGTTTTCGGGCGTAG
- a CDS encoding endonuclease/exonuclease/phosphatase family protein, which translates to MTALDKGFRIASYNIRKAKGLDRKRDQLRILQVINGLDADVIALQEADHRLGQRPSALCPSLIAAETDFAVVPAARNEVSLGWHGNAVLIRNDLHHGSITHIALPGLEPRGALRVELGGISLIATHLGLMRRHRIHQLRAIAKQLTGAKRSIVAGDFNEWSPKKGLDALQGFEIHAPGHSFHAARPIAALDRIAVSDGLTVTAAGVVKDGPAKRASDHLPIWADIAPA; encoded by the coding sequence ATGACTGCTTTAGATAAAGGGTTTCGGATCGCCAGTTACAACATCCGAAAGGCCAAAGGGTTGGATCGCAAACGTGATCAATTGCGGATTTTGCAGGTGATCAATGGGTTGGATGCGGATGTCATCGCCCTGCAAGAGGCCGATCACCGTTTGGGGCAGCGGCCATCTGCGCTTTGCCCGTCGCTGATCGCTGCAGAAACCGATTTCGCCGTTGTACCCGCGGCCCGTAATGAGGTGAGTTTGGGCTGGCATGGCAATGCAGTCTTGATCCGCAACGACCTGCATCATGGTTCCATCACACATATCGCGCTGCCGGGGCTCGAGCCCCGCGGCGCCTTGCGTGTCGAACTGGGCGGTATCAGCCTGATCGCGACCCATTTGGGCCTGATGCGCCGCCACCGTATCCATCAATTACGCGCGATTGCCAAACAATTGACGGGTGCAAAGCGCAGTATTGTCGCTGGTGATTTTAATGAGTGGTCACCCAAGAAGGGGTTGGATGCATTGCAGGGCTTCGAAATCCATGCCCCCGGCCACAGCTTTCATGCCGCCCGCCCAATTGCAGCGCTGGACCGGATCGCGGTATCGGACGGGTTGACCGTGACAGCCGCAGGCGTGGTCAAGGACGGCCCCGCCAAACGTGCATCAGATCATTTACCCATCTGGGCCGATATCGCGCCCGCATGA
- a CDS encoding VOC family protein, producing MPQVSALDHLVLTVADMDRSIAFYVDILGMTVEQFHPADGSIRWALKFGAQKINLHPAKTPFQPHAMRPAPGSADLCFLSDEPLAAWAAHFEAREVTIEEGPIKRTGATGPILSLYLRDPDGNLVEISTPITDQDACAD from the coding sequence ATGCCACAGGTTTCTGCTTTGGATCATTTGGTACTGACCGTCGCCGATATGGATCGCAGCATTGCGTTTTACGTTGATATCTTGGGAATGACGGTTGAGCAGTTCCACCCGGCCGACGGCTCAATCCGCTGGGCGCTGAAATTTGGTGCCCAAAAGATCAATTTGCACCCAGCAAAGACCCCGTTTCAGCCGCATGCCATGCGCCCCGCCCCGGGTTCCGCCGATTTGTGTTTTCTGTCAGACGAACCGCTCGCGGCATGGGCCGCACATTTTGAGGCCCGTGAAGTGACAATCGAAGAAGGTCCGATCAAAAGAACAGGCGCGACCGGCCCGATCCTGTCCCTTTATCTGCGCGACCCGGATGGTAATTTGGTCGAGATTTCAACCCCCATCACCGATCAAGACGCATGTGCCGATTGA
- a CDS encoding bifunctional allantoicase/(S)-ureidoglycine aminohydrolase produces the protein MTIRSYYKPQGGLPSQTELLTGRAVFTDAYAVIPKGTMTDIVTSQLPFWDKTRAWVLARPLSGFAETFSQYIVEVAPGGGSTKPETDPRAQGVLFVVDGGFDLIIDGQSHKMRAGSYAYLPPACDWTVQNKSDHSTSFHWIRKAYEAIDGIDSPIAFVSDEGQADVVPMPDTNGAWTTARFVDPADMRHDMHVNIVTLQPGATIPFAETHVMEHGLYVLQGKGVYRLNQDWVEVEAGDFMWLRAFCPQACYAGGPQPFRYLLYKDVNRHMRLDR, from the coding sequence ATGACCATCCGTTCATACTACAAGCCCCAAGGCGGGCTACCATCACAGACAGAATTGCTGACGGGGCGGGCTGTTTTCACAGATGCCTATGCGGTGATCCCAAAAGGGACGATGACAGATATCGTCACCAGCCAGCTGCCATTTTGGGACAAAACACGCGCCTGGGTGCTGGCGCGGCCGCTGTCAGGCTTCGCAGAGACCTTTAGCCAATACATTGTTGAGGTCGCACCCGGCGGTGGCAGCACAAAACCCGAAACGGACCCACGGGCCCAAGGGGTGCTTTTTGTGGTGGATGGCGGGTTTGATCTGATTATCGATGGGCAAAGCCATAAAATGCGGGCAGGCAGCTATGCTTATCTGCCACCGGCATGCGATTGGACGGTGCAAAACAAGAGCGATCATAGCACAAGTTTCCATTGGATCCGCAAAGCCTATGAGGCCATCGATGGGATCGACAGCCCGATCGCTTTCGTCTCAGACGAAGGTCAGGCGGATGTTGTGCCAATGCCCGATACCAACGGGGCCTGGACCACCGCGCGTTTCGTAGACCCGGCCGATATGCGCCACGACATGCATGTGAATATCGTGACGCTGCAGCCGGGGGCAACAATTCCCTTTGCCGAAACTCATGTGATGGAACACGGGCTTTACGTGCTTCAAGGCAAAGGGGTCTATCGGCTGAACCAGGATTGGGTTGAGGTCGAAGCAGGCGATTTTATGTGGCTGCGCGCTTTTTGCCCGCAGGCTTGCTATGCAGGCGGACCACAACCGTTCCGCTATCTACTCTATAAGGACGTCAATCGGCACATGCGTCTTGATCGGTGA
- a CDS encoding 5-oxoprolinase subunit PxpA — MIRNVDLNADMGEGFGPWSMGDDGALLDIVTSANVACGFHAGDPDVMAQTMRMAAQNEVGIGAHPGFADLKGFGRRQLPLGQDEIANAVAYQLGAAQAMARRAGGQVRHLKLHGALANMASVDHQLAKTCYQAALDIDPDIIIMVLAATAQEEAARALGCHWAGEIFSDRAYNNDATLVDRSLPGAVLHDAKVAAPRILDMLKAGAIIAESGKYIPCQIDTICLHGDTPGAVAMARGIRDHLSEAGITLAPLAGPAQTR, encoded by the coding sequence ATGATACGTAACGTCGATCTGAACGCGGATATGGGCGAAGGTTTTGGGCCATGGAGCATGGGAGATGATGGGGCGCTTTTGGATATCGTGACCTCAGCCAATGTGGCTTGTGGTTTTCACGCGGGTGATCCGGATGTGATGGCGCAAACCATGCGTATGGCGGCCCAAAATGAGGTTGGGATCGGCGCGCATCCGGGGTTCGCAGACCTCAAAGGATTTGGCAGGCGGCAATTGCCACTTGGGCAGGACGAGATCGCCAATGCGGTCGCCTATCAGCTTGGGGCGGCGCAAGCGATGGCAAGACGCGCCGGGGGGCAGGTCAGACATCTGAAATTGCATGGGGCGCTGGCGAATATGGCCTCGGTTGATCATCAACTGGCAAAGACCTGCTATCAGGCTGCGCTCGATATCGACCCGGACATTATCATCATGGTGCTGGCTGCAACTGCCCAGGAAGAAGCGGCGCGCGCGCTGGGCTGTCACTGGGCTGGTGAGATTTTTTCGGACCGTGCCTATAATAACGATGCAACATTGGTGGATCGCAGCCTGCCCGGCGCGGTGCTTCATGACGCTAAGGTTGCTGCGCCGCGTATCCTGGACATGCTAAAGGCAGGGGCGATCATTGCCGAGTCTGGCAAGTACATCCCCTGCCAGATCGATACGATCTGCCTGCACGGGGATACACCCGGGGCGGTGGCAATGGCGCGGGGCATTCGGGACCACCTGAGCGAGGCCGGGATTACACTCGCCCCGTTAGCGGGTCCGGCCCAGACGCGCTGA
- a CDS encoding biotin-dependent carboxyltransferase family protein, whose protein sequence is MPFLNIHSAGPGLTVQDLGRPGWKAQGLSTGGAADRLALFEASAILGGAPDQAVIEMMGFGGSFSCDAPTRFTLTGAQMQADIDGVRLTPYKTQILRPGEKLTIGGAKSGVYGYLALAGGITTPPILQSRATHLTAGIGKRLESGDRLPFATDPDLLSPPCKLTPQDRFGGGQIRVMPGPQTGFFATDTLADFTQTDFTRSARGNRQGIRLDYDGNGFPISGGLSIVSDLIVPGDIQMTGDGIPYVLLAECQTIGGYPRIGSVIPADLPTIAQAGPGAALQFTFLSVEEADVTAQSDHVLLAQLRSNCVPMIRDPHDIGDLLSYQLISGVTSGDDLERP, encoded by the coding sequence ATGCCGTTTCTGAACATCCATAGCGCAGGGCCGGGGCTGACGGTACAGGACTTGGGGCGGCCGGGCTGGAAGGCACAGGGGCTCTCGACCGGGGGTGCGGCTGACCGGCTTGCACTTTTTGAGGCCAGCGCAATTTTAGGCGGCGCGCCCGATCAGGCGGTGATCGAAATGATGGGGTTTGGGGGCAGTTTTAGCTGCGATGCTCCGACGCGGTTTACCCTAACGGGCGCGCAGATGCAGGCCGATATCGATGGTGTGCGGCTGACGCCCTACAAAACCCAGATTTTGCGACCGGGGGAAAAGCTCACCATCGGCGGGGCTAAATCAGGGGTTTATGGCTATCTTGCTTTGGCGGGGGGGATCACAACGCCGCCAATCCTGCAAAGCCGGGCGACGCATCTGACCGCCGGGATCGGCAAGCGGTTGGAAAGCGGCGACCGGCTGCCTTTTGCAACAGACCCCGATCTGCTGAGCCCGCCATGCAAATTGACACCGCAAGACAGGTTTGGTGGCGGCCAGATCCGGGTGATGCCCGGCCCCCAAACCGGGTTCTTCGCAACTGATACGCTGGCCGATTTCACACAAACGGACTTCACCCGCAGCGCGCGGGGCAATCGGCAGGGTATCCGGCTGGATTACGATGGGAATGGTTTTCCTATCTCAGGGGGGCTGAGCATCGTTTCAGACCTGATCGTGCCGGGGGATATCCAGATGACCGGCGATGGGATACCCTATGTTCTGTTGGCAGAGTGCCAAACAATCGGTGGCTATCCCAGGATTGGCAGCGTGATCCCGGCTGATCTGCCTACAATCGCGCAGGCGGGGCCGGGGGCGGCGCTACAATTCACGTTCCTCAGCGTGGAAGAGGCCGATGTGACTGCCCAATCAGACCATGTTTTGCTGGCGCAGCTTCGATCAAACTGTGTGCCAATGATCCGCGACCCGCATGACATCGGCGACCTGCTCAGCTATCAACTGATCAGCGGTGTGACCTCTGGCGATGATCTCGAAAGGCCCTGA
- a CDS encoding carboxyltransferase domain-containing protein gives MPTDPELLPLGIDGILVRFAQVLSEAANAQALAFKDQMQNVQIDGVTEVASSLTSVRIGFDPAQTTRAAVMQAIRGQLGSAGASTDGPRRIWRIPAAFGPDYAPQLAEAATLAGISRDRAIAEITGQITRVIAIGFAPGQPYLGMLPDHWDIPRQSNLTDHLPRGALICAVRQLIIWGADAPTGWRHIGQTAFRVYLPETGTPFAFEPGDAVQFTPVSDSAFQAIKADSSTNGGARCEVLR, from the coding sequence ATGCCAACAGATCCTGAACTGTTGCCGCTGGGGATCGATGGGATCCTGGTGCGTTTTGCGCAGGTCCTTAGTGAAGCGGCCAATGCGCAGGCGCTGGCGTTTAAAGATCAGATGCAAAACGTACAGATCGACGGTGTGACCGAGGTTGCATCATCGCTCACCTCGGTCCGTATAGGCTTTGATCCCGCGCAAACGACCCGGGCAGCTGTGATGCAGGCGATCAGGGGCCAATTGGGTTCGGCTGGGGCATCAACGGACGGCCCGCGACGGATTTGGCGCATCCCTGCTGCGTTTGGGCCCGATTACGCACCGCAATTGGCCGAAGCGGCCACATTGGCCGGGATCAGCCGGGATCGGGCTATTGCCGAGATAACCGGCCAAATCACACGCGTTATTGCCATCGGCTTTGCGCCGGGGCAGCCTTATCTTGGAATGTTGCCGGATCATTGGGACATTCCCAGGCAAAGCAACTTAACAGATCACTTGCCGCGTGGCGCTTTGATTTGTGCGGTGCGGCAATTGATTATCTGGGGCGCGGATGCGCCAACAGGGTGGCGGCATATCGGGCAAACCGCCTTTCGTGTCTATTTGCCGGAAACCGGGACCCCATTCGCCTTTGAGCCCGGCGATGCAGTGCAATTTACGCCCGTTTCAGATAGCGCGTTTCAGGCGATCAAAGCGGATTCCAGCACAAATGGCGGTGCGCGATGCGAGGTGCTGCGCTGA
- a CDS encoding rhodanese-like domain-containing protein, which translates to MSKLKISSAELVQRARARIEEVDTQDAIAMLDDPNVTFVDIRDIRERQRSGFIPGSFHCPRGLAEFWIDPDGDYYKEIFGEDRTFIFHCAIGWRSALTVATLNDMGFACVHLKDGFSDWVRQNGPMQTADETP; encoded by the coding sequence TTGTCAAAGCTGAAAATCTCTTCTGCTGAGTTGGTGCAAAGGGCGCGCGCCCGGATCGAAGAAGTCGATACGCAGGATGCCATCGCGATGCTGGACGATCCGAATGTGACCTTCGTGGATATACGCGACATCCGGGAGCGGCAGCGCAGTGGGTTCATCCCCGGCAGTTTCCATTGCCCTCGCGGCCTGGCCGAGTTTTGGATTGACCCTGATGGCGACTATTACAAAGAGATTTTTGGCGAAGACCGGACCTTCATTTTTCATTGTGCAATCGGTTGGCGGTCGGCGCTGACAGTTGCGACGCTGAACGATATGGGCTTTGCCTGCGTGCATCTCAAAGATGGGTTTAGTGATTGGGTACGCCAGAATGGTCCCATGCAAACGGCGGACGAAACACCTTAG